The following proteins come from a genomic window of Acanthopagrus latus isolate v.2019 chromosome 5, fAcaLat1.1, whole genome shotgun sequence:
- the cmklr1 gene encoding chemokine-like receptor 1, which produces MEFLDGDYEYDYDYDKHNNGTNVSSEIIGQPVFTHKTTCLKDRLCVSLIVVNVLIFLLGFFGNALVIWISGFKMKKTVNTTWYLSLAVSDFVFCAFLPFSIVQMVMEEWIFGRFMCKFVPSLLFLNMFSSIFLLVIISVDRFVSVMFPVWAQNNRTIKMASFIVLLAWLLAIAMSVPSAIFREVGSHMGSTICYNNYTLHMNSHKIVAVSRFLVGFIVPFLIIIICYSIIILKLRNNRMTKNTKPFKVMTALVAAFFICWLPYHVFIVLELNNEVHDHNLLQSGLKIGASMAAANSFLNPVLYVFMGNDFKRKFKSSVLSKMENAMADEGRTISRYLSRSSSMDGRASTHI; this is translated from the coding sequence ATGGAGTTCCTAGATGGAGATTATGAATATGACTATGACTacgacaaacacaacaatggaACCAACGTGAGCTCTGAAATCATCGGGCAGCCAGTTTTCACGCACAAGACGACTTGTTTAAAGGACCGCTTGTGCGTGTCTCTGATTGTGGTCAACGTGCTCATTTTCCTGCTGGGATTCTTCGGGAACGCTTTGGTCATCTGGATTTCTGGCTTCAAGATGAAGAAGACGGTCAACACCACCTGGTACCTGAGCCTCGCCGTCTCGGACTTCGTCTTCTGCGCCTTCCTCCCGTTCAGCATCGTCCAGATGGTGATGGAAGAGTGGATCTTCGGTCGCTTCATGTGCAAATTCGTCCCGTCTCTTTTGTTCCTCAACATGTTCAGCAGCATCTTCCTCCTGGTCATCATCAGCGTCGACCGCTTCGTGTCGGTCATGTTTCCGGTTTGGGCCCAGAACAACCGCACCATTAAAATGGCGTCCTTTATTGTTTTGCTGGCGTGGCTTCTCGCCATAGCAATGAGCGTTCCCTCCGCGATTTTCCGGGAGGTGGGCTCACACATGGGCTCCACCATCTGCTACAACaattacacattacacatgaACAGTCACAAGATAGTTGCAGTGAGCCGCTTTCTTGTCGGGTTCATCGTCCcattcctcatcatcatcatctgctaCTCTATCATCATCCTCAAACTTCGAAACAACAGGATGACCAAAAACACCAAACCCTTCAAAGTCATGACGGCGCTCGTCGCTGCTTTCTTCATCTGCTGGCTTCCTTACCACGTGTTCATCGTGCTCGAGCTGAACAACGAAGTCCACGACCACAACCTTTTACAGTCGGGACTCAAGATAGGCGCTTCTATGGCTGCAGCGAACAGCTTCCTCAACCCGGTGCTGTACGTTTTCATGGGCAACGACTTCAAGCGGAAGTTCAAGAGCTCCGTGCTCTCAAAGATGGAGAACGCGATGGCGGATGAAGGCCGCACCATCAGCCGATACCTGTCCAGGTCCAGCTCCATGGACGGCAGAGCTTCCACTCACATCTAG